TTGCTGCTATAACCTCTCAATTGTTGCTTTCTACTAAGCTGCAAACAACCTACCCCCGAAAAGCATTTATACTGGTTTTCAGTCTAATTTTTATCAGTATTGCTCCCTTTATAGGTACCATAGTTGGTCCCCACTTTTGGTTGGTAGTAATAACCATGGCCATTATTGCCGGCATCTCTTCTTTGGCTAAGGAGTTGGGCGCCCATGGTCAGACGCTTGGCCTTTGTGCGGTTATTGTTTTTTTATTATCCTTAAATGGTCCTCACGATATTGAAACCGGTTTATATCGTATGTTGGCTACCTGGCTGGGTGGTATGTGGGCTTCGTTGATAATGTTGTTCTTTTGGCCTATCCGGCCTAATTTACCTTATTATACAAACTTAGCTTTGCCTTGGGAAATAGGCGGAAATCTGGCTGCATGGCTAGCTGACTCTCCCCGTAAATCTGAGTCCAACGATGATATTCAAAAAAAAGAAGCTAATCTGCGTACGGCCATTAATAATGTATTACCTTTTTTGCGAAAAAAAGATCAAGAATTTTTCCTTATCCGCCGCGATTTATTAAAAGTTGTAAGGGCTTCTTCCCGTTTTGGCGCTACCATGTTAGCCATGTACTCTAACCTGGAAAATGTACGTCAGCAAAAATTATCCGGACCGTGGAAGTACGACTTACAGCTCTGCTTTTCTTGTGCCTCGCAAGCGGCTAAAGCAGTAGCTAACATATTGGTTATGGGTCGGGAGAAAGATTTCCGGCATCTAGAAAAGATGATTAAAGAGGCCCAAGTAGCCACCAATCAATTGCAACAACATCTGGATGCTAAAGCAGCTGATTTATCGAGTAGTTTAGATTTACACAGAATTGTTATTTTACTTCAATCTGCGGTGCATTATTTACAAGACGCGCAACTTTTATTAAACCGGATTAGAGAAAAAAGAAAACAAAAGCAGACGCAATCTACGCCAATGCACTATCCACCTTTAAGCAAATTACTGGCGGTTTCTAGTTTTTTTAAATTTAAAAATGTTCCGTTAAAGCATACTTTGCGGCTCATGATTTTAACGGCTATTTCCATTGCCTTATTTTATATTTTTGATATTCCTAGAGGCTACTGGATTGCCCTTACGGTTATGGTAGTTCTGCAACCCGATTATGGCACCACCCAGCAAAAAGCATTACAAAGAGTAACTGGTACCACCATCGGAGCTGCTTTAAGCACATTATTGCTCATCCAATTACTATCACCGGGCATCTATATTTTGCTTATATCTATATTCTGCTTTTTGTTCATTTACTTACAACAGCGCAACTACACCCTGGCCGTTGTATTTGTTACCATGATGTTGGTAGCAATGTTCGAGATTTCGGGTAATATAGACTGGCATTATGCTACTTATCGTTTATTTGCGACCAGTTTAGGTGGCGTGTTGGCCATTGTAGGGGCTTTTTTACTCTGGCCCAATTGGGAACGGTTTCGGGTACGAAGTATATTAGCCAAAGGAGTACTGGCTAACCGCGATCTTTTAATACAATTACAACACGAATTAACAGCTAAAACAGGTTTTCATGCGCGTATCATTGCTGATCGGAGAAAAGCCGAAGTTGCTAACTTATCCATTGCAGATTCCATTGTGCGCTTAAAACTAGAGCCTGGCACAAAAAAACAGAAGTTGCAATTAGCCCAGAGTATTGCTTTTGAGAACAACCGTTTAACCAGAGAATTAACTTCTTTCGCAACGCTTTTACCTGAATTTAGTAAAGAAACGTCTTTCCCGGAAACGGTTACTGTTTTAGAAGATTATACTGATCAACTTACCAGGTATGCGGATTATATTGCTTCAGAAAAGATAGTAACGGAAAATATTATTGCTGATATGCCATTCCGAGCTGCTAGCACCATAATGCAACTCCCGCCCCATACATCATTTGAAATAGATAATCCTCAACTGCATGTAAATACATTAGCCCTTAAGGAAGAACTTATTCATGAACAAATAAATAAGATTGCTGCTACAATTTATAATTTAAAAAAACACGTTCAGGCTTTAAACCTTTTATAGCCGGTATAGTCGCTGCTTCTTATTTTTAGATTCTTTGTTAAAGCCTTTTCCCGGGCAGTTTCAGCAGCAATACATTTGCTGAAAGCAAAAGTTTTTACTTAGTGGTTAAAACATCATTCCAGCAAGTATTTTTAACTAGCGCTATAAATATTAAACAGCTTTATAATAAAAAAGGAGGCATTTAAAGCCTCCTTTTTTATTATTTAAAAAACTAATTTTTTAGTAACTCCATAAACTAGATTCCCATTCTATCAACTCTTCTACTGCTTTTTGAGAAGCCAACAGACCTTTTTGCGACCCTTCGTTGATAGTAGCTAAATCATCATCGTTGGCGTTAGATACTTTTTTAATGTAAGAGCTAAATAATCTTAAATCAAATGCATCGGCTAAGTTTTTATGCTGCGCATCATTTTGCTCATTATACCAAATAGCATCGTTGGGATGCGCCCGGAATACTTTTACTAAATCACTGTATTTAAAAGAAGCAATTCTTTCTTCTACACCTTTAGCTGAATATTTTACAGGTATTACTAAAGTAATAGCTTGAATATCGTAATACATCCGGGAGCGCTTTTTATCGAAAACAATGTTTTCTTTCATTTCCAGTTGATAAAGCTCTTTCGGGAAAAACTCATTCATACTTACCACTGGGGCAGCGGCTGCGGTTGCTCCTTTTTTGCCTTTGTTATTTAACTTAGCAAAAACATCATCTTCCTCAGCAGGAGCATTACCAAAAATCTTTTTTTCTTCCTCCGACATAGCATCACCTGCCTCATCGGGTTTCGTTAACTTCACACTAAAATCATTACCTGATAAAGGAGTGGTTAAAGAATCATTTTTGTAAGGTATTAACTCACCTCTTTTTGCGGCATCGATTATTACTTTTGTAATTTCTTTATTTACCGAAAACATCGGTTTGTTCTGCTTTTCCCGTAAGTCCAAGCCGCGCCAAACTACCTTTTTATACATGAGGTCAGTTTCTGGTATTGGTCTGGCGGAGGCATTACCACTTGTTACAGTAGTGGATGTTTGACCTGCTCCACCATTTACCGAACCACCTGCCGCTGATTGTTGCGTGGCCCCCCCCTGCGTTGCAGGTGTAGTTTTGGCTGGTGTGCCTGTTGCTTTTGGTAGACTTAGCTGTTGCGTTTGTTTTGAAGCAGGAGTACCAGTAGATTTCTTTTGCTGAGCAAAAGCATTTACCGATAAACTTACACCTAATACCAATATCAGAAACTTATTCATATTAATTTAATATTCAAAAATTAATTTAATGCTATCACGAATGACTTACCACCTACAGGCACATCCTCAAATTGATCTTTGTAATTAGCACGTTTTAAATCTTTTACTGTTACAATCAATCGGTCGCCTGGTCTGGCCTGGGCTGCCATAGCAGTAATGTTTGCTGTTTTACTACTAAAAGATTGTTCTTGAACAATATTTCTTCCACGGGCTAATGTTACTTCAAATTCAGTTACCCGGAAGCGAGCATCTTGCGGTAACATATTTTTAAAGCTTTCATCCGCAATAGCTTCTACTGAGATTTGTCTTGGTCCGGGAGCAGGTAAACCTCTTTTTTCATCAACCGGACGGCCGTTTGCTAAACAAACAATATCCGGACGGGGCACAGGACGAACCTGGAAAGTTTGATTACCGATAGCGGCTCCACCACTGCTAACATTTAATGTTACTTGGCGGGCAGTTGGTAAAATCATTACCTCACCTTTTTTAGTACCTTTTGACACTTGAGCTCCGGATGCTGAGAAAGAAGGATCATATAATGCTCCCAAAGCAGGAACCTGAACGTCTAACTTATTTCCGCAGTTCAAATATAAAGCTTGTACCGATGCTGATTGAATAGACATAACAGGTTTTGCTACTACGTATTCACCAGAAACGTTAAAGGTAGTATCCCGCCCATTTTGGGTCATTTTAATCTGACCTTTCCATGTTTTTTTAGCATTACCATCTTTGTCGTAAGCACCAGCCGAGGCAACAAACTCTACTTTACCACGGCCATTCTCTACTTTTACTGGCCGGCCTTCGAAGAACATGCGCGGAGCAATAGCACTTGAAGTAGCCGCAATAAACATTTCGGCGGAGTATTTAGTACCGGCTGCTACGGTGTTAGAAGCCGCGCTGTAATTACCAAATATTTTATCGAATTTTATAATATCGGCTCCTACTTTACCGGCCAAAGTCTGCAGAATATCTGCCTCATATTTTAAAATTTCTGTTTCTTTTTGAGCCAGAACTGCTAAAGCGGCAGTTAAAGGAGTAGCTTCAAAATTAAGTTCGGCAAAATCTTTTCTTTTCTGGTTAGGGTCTTTACCAGCTATTGGGTCGTCTTTGGCATCTACGGCTAACTGCGGAATAGATGGATTATAAACCCGCATTTCATTAGCATATTTATTTAAACGATCTTTTAGCTCGTACGCTTTTCCTTTACCTTTATTTGGGCCAATCATATAAGTAGCTACTGCATCTTCCGCACTTGGATCTTTATAAGCATCACCTTCCATACCACCGGCTCTCTTAATCAGTTCAGCACGCAGGCCTTCTACGTAATTAATAATTTCGGTAGTTTTAGCACGAACTTCAGAAGCTTGATCTAATACTTTTTTATCGTTGGGGCGGTTACCACCTTTCGCAACTGTTGTTTCTATTGATTTCCGGACTCCGTCGTTATCTGATTTAGTTTTGTTGTTAACCGTCATCAAACTGTCGTCCAGAAACTTAAATTTTAAGATGATCGCAGAACTTACTTGTAACGCTAACAGCGCAGTAAGTACCAAGTACATCATACCAATAAGCTTCTGCCTTGGGGTTTCTTTTGCTCCAGCCATTTTTTATAAAATGCTTTTTAATTAATTGTTTTTGTTGTTAGCTCAGGATTAAGAACGCATCGCATTTAACATATTACCATACACATTATTTAAAGAGTGCAGGTTTTTAGTTAAAGTGCCAACTTCGTTTTTAAACTGCTCTGTATCTTTAGATGCATCAGTCAGGTTTTGCATTGCTACAGTTAAGCTACCATAGAACTTGTTCATCGACTTTAAATGATTATTGGCATCTTGCAGTTCCATTTCGTAAACCGCATTTAAAGCACCTAAGTTCTTGGTTACATTCTGCACTTGTTCGTGGTATTCACGTGTGTTAGAAGTAGCGTTAGCCATTTGCTTAATAGCATCAACGGTAGAAACATATGCCTCGTTGATTTTTTCCAGGGAGCCGGCAGCAGTTCTAACTTTAGTAGTGTATTCTTTTGTTGCAATGGTTGCATCCCCTAAATCGGCCATTTGCGAGGTAGCTTCGCTCAAACGATTCAGTCCTTGACCTAAAGAGCTGATGCTGGCAGGAGTTACATTGGCATCACGCAACATCTTATCTAAGTCACCCGTGATAGAAGGACCACTTGGGGTAATTTGAGCTTTAGGCCCTGTGTAATCATCGGCCAATTGCGGGTAAACACGAGTCCAATCTACATCATGGCTTTGCGGTTGAAAAGCACTTAAGAAAAAGATGATGGCCTCAGTTAACAGACCTACAGTAAGCATTGCCCCAGCACCTTCCCAGTGCTGAATTTTAAAAAGAGCTCCTACAATTACAACTGCAGCACCGATACCGTATACTTTTGGCATTATCACATCAAAGAGGAAATTGCCACCTTTTGCTTTACTCATTTTGTTTTAGAATTTGTTTTTTTGTGGATGATGAATTAACTGTTTTGTTTTAGATTTAGTTTGAATTGCTTGTACTTACTTTTATTTATTTTTCTTGTTAAATAGAAATCTAAGTTAAATACTATTTTGAACGCTGGCGATCACCTAACATGATCATAGAATTACGGAATCCAATGTAAGAGCGGGCTGAATCTTCAAATTCAAAGTTCCGGGTACCTGTTTCCAAGAAATATGCCACATCTTTCCAGGATCCCCCTCTTACCACTTTACGCGGTTCGTTATCATTATTATAAACAGGGTTTAAATCCCAAACCACTGGCACCGCTGCATCATAATAAGCATCTGCACACCACTCGGCTACGTTTCCGGCCATATCATATAAACCAAAATCGTTCGGAAAATATTGCCCTACCGGGCCGGTGTAAGAATAGCCATCGCTGTAATAATCGCCTCTGCCTGGTTTAAAGTTAGCCAACATACATCCTTTCGCATTACGCAGGTAAGGCCCACCCCAAGGGTAAGTAACCATATCGCGGCCACCCCGGGCAGCATATTCCCACTCTGCTTCAGAAGGCAACCGGAAATCGGGCATAGCCGCTTGGCCATCTTCTATTAAAAACGCATTCTTACGCTTGGTGCGCCAATCCGAAAAATATTTGGCGGCATTCCAATCCACACCCACTACCGGATAATTATCAAAAGCCGGGTGCGTATAATAATATTGCATCATGGGGTCGCCCATAGAGTAAGTAAAGTCCCGCATCCAAACCGTTGTATCCGGATACAGTTCAGTCATTACATATTCTT
The sequence above is a segment of the Adhaeribacter swui genome. Coding sequences within it:
- the porN gene encoding type IX secretion system ring subunit PorN/GldN, with protein sequence MNKFLILVLGVSLSVNAFAQQKKSTGTPASKQTQQLSLPKATGTPAKTTPATQGGATQQSAAGGSVNGGAGQTSTTVTSGNASARPIPETDLMYKKVVWRGLDLREKQNKPMFSVNKEITKVIIDAAKRGELIPYKNDSLTTPLSGNDFSVKLTKPDEAGDAMSEEEKKIFGNAPAEEDDVFAKLNNKGKKGATAAAAPVVSMNEFFPKELYQLEMKENIVFDKKRSRMYYDIQAITLVIPVKYSAKGVEERIASFKYSDLVKVFRAHPNDAIWYNEQNDAQHKNLADAFDLRLFSSYIKKVSNANDDDLATINEGSQKGLLASQKAVEELIEWESSLWSY
- the porK gene encoding T9SS ring complex lipoprotein PorK/GldK, whose translation is MNKFLKLSFIAVSVIVLGGCGMRGGPEGDVIGAQDRPEFNPQEVPYGMVPCPGGTFHMGQTDQDIAATMSNLNKQVTIRGFYMDETEITNNEYREFMNAIREDSLDILGEEYVMTELYPDTTVWMRDFTYSMGDPMMQYYYTHPAFDNYPVVGVDWNAAKYFSDWRTKRKNAFLIEDGQAAMPDFRLPSEAEWEYAARGGRDMVTYPWGGPYLRNAKGCMLANFKPGRGDYYSDGYSYTGPVGQYFPNDFGLYDMAGNVAEWCADAYYDAAVPVVWDLNPVYNNDNEPRKVVRGGSWKDVAYFLETGTRNFEFEDSARSYIGFRNSMIMLGDRQRSK
- the porM gene encoding type IX secretion system motor protein PorM/GldM, translated to MAGAKETPRQKLIGMMYLVLTALLALQVSSAIILKFKFLDDSLMTVNNKTKSDNDGVRKSIETTVAKGGNRPNDKKVLDQASEVRAKTTEIINYVEGLRAELIKRAGGMEGDAYKDPSAEDAVATYMIGPNKGKGKAYELKDRLNKYANEMRVYNPSIPQLAVDAKDDPIAGKDPNQKRKDFAELNFEATPLTAALAVLAQKETEILKYEADILQTLAGKVGADIIKFDKIFGNYSAASNTVAAGTKYSAEMFIAATSSAIAPRMFFEGRPVKVENGRGKVEFVASAGAYDKDGNAKKTWKGQIKMTQNGRDTTFNVSGEYVVAKPVMSIQSASVQALYLNCGNKLDVQVPALGALYDPSFSASGAQVSKGTKKGEVMILPTARQVTLNVSSGGAAIGNQTFQVRPVPRPDIVCLANGRPVDEKRGLPAPGPRQISVEAIADESFKNMLPQDARFRVTEFEVTLARGRNIVQEQSFSSKTANITAMAAQARPGDRLIVTVKDLKRANYKDQFEDVPVGGKSFVIALN
- a CDS encoding FUSC family protein, which gives rise to MVLKNAISRIHLFLRKEYFDPDIFRALLITSGLLVPLVVSQYFGLALYGSFAAITSQLLLSTKLQTTYPRKAFILVFSLIFISIAPFIGTIVGPHFWLVVITMAIIAGISSLAKELGAHGQTLGLCAVIVFLLSLNGPHDIETGLYRMLATWLGGMWASLIMLFFWPIRPNLPYYTNLALPWEIGGNLAAWLADSPRKSESNDDIQKKEANLRTAINNVLPFLRKKDQEFFLIRRDLLKVVRASSRFGATMLAMYSNLENVRQQKLSGPWKYDLQLCFSCASQAAKAVANILVMGREKDFRHLEKMIKEAQVATNQLQQHLDAKAADLSSSLDLHRIVILLQSAVHYLQDAQLLLNRIREKRKQKQTQSTPMHYPPLSKLLAVSSFFKFKNVPLKHTLRLMILTAISIALFYIFDIPRGYWIALTVMVVLQPDYGTTQQKALQRVTGTTIGAALSTLLLIQLLSPGIYILLISIFCFLFIYLQQRNYTLAVVFVTMMLVAMFEISGNIDWHYATYRLFATSLGGVLAIVGAFLLWPNWERFRVRSILAKGVLANRDLLIQLQHELTAKTGFHARIIADRRKAEVANLSIADSIVRLKLEPGTKKQKLQLAQSIAFENNRLTRELTSFATLLPEFSKETSFPETVTVLEDYTDQLTRYADYIASEKIVTENIIADMPFRAASTIMQLPPHTSFEIDNPQLHVNTLALKEELIHEQINKIAATIYNLKKHVQALNLL
- the porL gene encoding type IX secretion system motor protein PorL/GldL, translating into MSKAKGGNFLFDVIMPKVYGIGAAVVIVGALFKIQHWEGAGAMLTVGLLTEAIIFFLSAFQPQSHDVDWTRVYPQLADDYTGPKAQITPSGPSITGDLDKMLRDANVTPASISSLGQGLNRLSEATSQMADLGDATIATKEYTTKVRTAAGSLEKINEAYVSTVDAIKQMANATSNTREYHEQVQNVTKNLGALNAVYEMELQDANNHLKSMNKFYGSLTVAMQNLTDASKDTEQFKNEVGTLTKNLHSLNNVYGNMLNAMRS